A single genomic interval of Candidatus Eisenbacteria bacterium harbors:
- a CDS encoding peptidylprolyl isomerase translates to MKRILALALIVSVLLFLIGLAATCTSADEKEQPKKTEPSAKSEAKETGKSTAMQKPNSADEVAILETNYGTMVAEFFPKDAPGHVANFKKLARQGFYDGTKFHRIIKGFMIQSGDPNTKGPNVDTYGTGGPGYTIKAEFNARKHVKGILSMARSQDPNSAGSQFFICLAAQPGLDGKYTVFGQLIRGADVLETIGNVKVKPGKFGENSVPVNPVLLKKVTIAPRSELQKAKKTGPEEGTK, encoded by the coding sequence ATGAAACGCATTCTTGCTCTCGCTCTGATCGTGTCCGTCCTTCTTTTTCTGATCGGTCTTGCGGCTACCTGCACGTCCGCGGACGAGAAGGAGCAGCCCAAGAAAACGGAGCCTTCGGCCAAGTCCGAGGCAAAGGAGACTGGAAAGAGTACAGCCATGCAGAAACCCAACTCGGCCGACGAAGTAGCCATACTGGAAACCAACTACGGAACAATGGTGGCAGAGTTTTTCCCCAAGGACGCTCCTGGTCACGTGGCGAACTTCAAGAAGCTTGCGAGACAGGGTTTCTATGACGGAACCAAGTTTCACAGAATCATAAAGGGTTTCATGATTCAGAGTGGAGATCCGAACACGAAGGGCCCGAACGTTGACACCTACGGCACGGGCGGTCCCGGCTACACGATCAAGGCCGAATTCAACGCCAGAAAACACGTCAAGGGCATCCTGTCGATGGCAAGATCGCAGGACCCAAACAGCGCCGGCTCACAATTCTTCATCTGTCTGGCCGCACAGCCGGGGCTTGATGGCAAATACACGGTATTCGGGCAGCTCATTAGAGGTGCGGACGTGCTTGAGACTATCGGAAACGTCAAGGTAAAACCCGGTAAGTTCGGCGAGAACAGCGTTCCCGTGAATCCGGTATTGCTCAAGAAGGTGACGATCGCACCCAGATCGGAGCTCCAGAAGGCCAAGAAGACGGGACCGGAAGAGGGCACCAAGTAG
- the dnaX gene encoding DNA polymerase III subunit gamma/tau, with amino-acid sequence MSYLVLARKWRPSTFEEVVGQAHVTRTLANAIESGRVGHAYLFSGPRGVGKTTTARLLAKALNCPNAKGAVPCNACDVCREITIGVSLDVIEIDGASNRGIDEIRNLRENVKYAPTGGKYKVYVVDEVHMLTDAAFNALLKTLEEPPPHVKFILATTAPLKVPETILSRCQRFEFVRIPTRDVSARLKDICSAEGFKVKDDVLILLSRRANGSLRDAESMLDQLISAGLEEAPELDVAQLLGLSGAESFFSVIDAVKAKDARKALEALGALFDKGANLDEFADGLMEHLRNLLLIKIHPNLASLVEASTGHVKRYEEQAKQFSEGDILRLINIASRASFYVRRGAMPRLHLEMAIVEMAYLDSTTQLSELIDRLERLEVSLSGRSDAPGQVDGPGRAAMRPGRSEASATPAGEAEGTTGKTTPPAQAEEPGRTIARAAAPSAEAEEPAPAIAEPTETVSTGESARAIPRSPVEDPQARGEGVTPESLEKWNLVLARITSRKKSLGVCLSVARFLGISQGRVLLGFREDKSFEQSIVEQKVNKKVFQEECTEVFKATLRVSCVKIEPDSEETPEEVSAAESGNNNAESNAGGSLKTIIEYFDGEIIEE; translated from the coding sequence TTGTCCTATCTCGTTCTCGCAAGAAAATGGAGACCCTCGACGTTCGAAGAGGTCGTGGGCCAGGCTCACGTCACAAGGACACTGGCCAACGCGATTGAGTCCGGCCGGGTAGGGCACGCCTATCTCTTCTCGGGTCCCAGGGGCGTGGGGAAAACAACGACGGCCAGGCTTCTTGCGAAGGCTTTGAATTGCCCCAATGCGAAAGGAGCCGTCCCCTGTAACGCCTGCGATGTCTGTCGCGAGATCACGATCGGAGTGAGCCTCGACGTCATCGAGATCGACGGCGCATCAAACAGGGGCATCGATGAGATACGCAATCTCAGGGAGAACGTGAAATACGCACCCACTGGGGGAAAATATAAGGTCTACGTCGTTGACGAAGTACACATGCTTACGGATGCCGCCTTCAACGCGCTTCTCAAGACTCTCGAAGAGCCTCCCCCTCACGTGAAGTTCATTCTGGCGACGACTGCTCCGCTCAAGGTGCCCGAGACGATTCTGTCTCGCTGCCAGCGCTTCGAGTTCGTTCGCATCCCCACACGAGACGTTTCCGCGCGACTCAAGGACATCTGCTCGGCGGAAGGCTTCAAGGTCAAGGACGATGTGCTCATTCTCCTTTCTCGAAGGGCGAACGGCAGCCTGAGAGACGCCGAGAGCATGTTGGATCAGCTCATTTCCGCCGGCCTTGAAGAAGCTCCGGAACTCGACGTTGCCCAACTACTGGGCTTGAGCGGCGCGGAGTCCTTCTTTTCCGTGATCGATGCAGTCAAGGCCAAAGACGCCCGTAAGGCTCTGGAAGCCTTGGGAGCGCTCTTCGACAAGGGTGCAAACCTCGACGAGTTTGCCGACGGCCTCATGGAACATCTGAGAAACCTCCTTCTCATCAAGATTCATCCGAATCTTGCTTCTCTTGTCGAAGCGAGCACCGGCCACGTGAAACGCTACGAAGAGCAGGCAAAGCAATTTAGTGAGGGAGACATTCTGCGCTTGATCAACATCGCGTCGCGAGCCTCCTTTTACGTAAGGCGAGGTGCCATGCCGAGGCTCCATCTTGAGATGGCAATAGTGGAAATGGCCTACCTCGATTCGACAACGCAGTTGAGTGAGTTGATTGATAGACTCGAACGTCTCGAGGTGAGCCTGTCGGGTCGAAGCGATGCCCCCGGTCAAGTCGACGGCCCAGGGCGAGCCGCGATGCGCCCCGGCCGATCCGAGGCGAGCGCTACGCCCGCGGGCGAGGCTGAGGGTACGACTGGCAAGACGACTCCGCCTGCTCAGGCTGAAGAGCCTGGGCGAACGATCGCGAGGGCGGCCGCCCCATCCGCAGAGGCTGAGGAGCCTGCACCGGCGATCGCCGAGCCGACCGAGACTGTCTCGACAGGAGAATCTGCGCGAGCGATTCCCAGGTCACCCGTCGAAGACCCCCAAGCCCGCGGCGAGGGAGTCACGCCGGAATCTCTTGAGAAGTGGAACCTGGTCTTGGCCAGAATAACCTCACGCAAGAAGTCGCTCGGTGTTTGTCTCTCCGTGGCGCGGTTCCTCGGGATTTCCCAAGGAAGAGTGCTTCTCGGTTTCAGGGAGGACAAGAGTTTCGAGCAGAGCATCGTCGAGCAAAAAGTGAACAAGAAGGTTTTTCAGGAGGAGTGCACCGAGGTTTTCAAGGCGACTCTTCGAGTGAGTTGCGTTAAGATTGAGCCGGATTCGGAAGAGACGCCGGAGGAAGTTTCTGCAGCCGAGAGCGGCAACAACAATGCGGAATCAAACGCAGGCGGTTCCCTAAAAACCATAATCGAGTATTTTGACGGAGAGATTATTGAGGAATAG
- a CDS encoding tetratricopeptide repeat protein, translating into MPRFTVRGVHLGFVLLLVAFLISCGCGPRAASVKPSFAADTAVEKKPASESKETAKPVTSLQDEARKAYQMGAQYEIDKKYVEAAAAFRDAIELDPEFADAYAHLGFAQIELKDYPEAIHAFKRLLEITPQEPDKLAAVHSDLGYAYGLNRDLDRAITEYRKVVELTPHNSEAFATLAFTYGEKGLIAEAVAAYQRSLEIRPDNKETMRAFGTLCRDNNLFVEATNVYERLYRADENDVQAIRSLAWLYLKLEAYTRAIDMYKKLLTLEPEGAGERLNLAIAYEKNSQPDSAIVQYEKVIQVQPENSQLYCNLAFLYSDAKKAAQAIEVAKKGLQLKPDDACLTCAWARALEKMTDYEGAIEKFQLVVNDAQWGDYAKKQIDRQQKLIKRREALKEKEELGY; encoded by the coding sequence ATGCCTAGATTTACGGTGAGAGGTGTGCACCTCGGGTTTGTACTCCTGTTGGTCGCCTTTCTGATCTCCTGCGGATGCGGTCCTCGTGCAGCAAGTGTCAAGCCTTCCTTTGCCGCTGATACCGCAGTGGAGAAGAAGCCTGCCTCGGAGTCCAAAGAGACGGCGAAGCCGGTTACCTCCTTGCAGGACGAAGCGCGGAAGGCGTATCAGATGGGGGCGCAGTATGAGATCGACAAGAAGTACGTCGAGGCTGCTGCCGCCTTCAGGGACGCCATCGAACTGGACCCTGAATTCGCCGACGCCTACGCTCATCTTGGCTTCGCTCAGATAGAGCTCAAGGATTATCCCGAAGCCATTCATGCCTTCAAGAGGCTGTTGGAGATAACGCCGCAGGAGCCCGACAAACTGGCCGCTGTCCACTCGGACCTTGGTTACGCATACGGACTCAACAGGGATCTGGACCGTGCCATAACAGAGTACAGGAAAGTGGTCGAGCTCACTCCCCACAATTCCGAAGCATTTGCAACGCTTGCCTTCACGTACGGAGAAAAGGGACTCATAGCCGAGGCGGTCGCCGCATATCAGAGGTCCCTCGAGATCAGACCTGACAACAAGGAGACGATGAGGGCATTCGGAACGCTGTGCAGGGACAACAACCTGTTCGTTGAAGCGACCAACGTCTACGAACGACTCTACCGGGCCGACGAAAACGACGTTCAGGCCATACGGTCGCTGGCGTGGCTTTACTTGAAGCTTGAGGCGTATACTAGAGCGATCGACATGTACAAGAAGCTTCTTACTCTTGAACCCGAAGGCGCCGGCGAGAGGCTCAACCTGGCAATCGCATACGAGAAAAACTCGCAGCCCGACTCGGCTATTGTCCAGTATGAGAAGGTGATTCAGGTTCAGCCGGAAAACTCACAACTTTACTGTAATCTCGCTTTCCTTTATTCGGACGCCAAGAAGGCCGCGCAGGCGATCGAAGTCGCCAAGAAGGGTCTCCAGTTGAAGCCCGACGACGCGTGCCTGACGTGCGCTTGGGCAAGGGCGCTCGAGAAGATGACTGACTATGAGGGTGCGATCGAGAAGTTCCAACTCGTGGTGAATGATGCTCAGTGGGGCGATTACGCAAAGAAACAGATAGACAGACAGCAGAAGCTCATCAAGAGAAGAGAGGCATTGAAGGAGAAGGAAGAGCTCGGCTACTAG
- the mnmA gene encoding tRNA 2-thiouridine(34) synthase MnmA: MSSSSRPHPARVAVAMSGGVDSSVAAALLVEKGYHVFGVTMKLWCYGEAQANTKPCCSLAAIEDAKSVAARLGISHYVIDLENCFETEVVRPFCLDYSRGRTPNPCVLCNARVKFGGLMDKVLSMGADFLATGHYAILGRSESPSPDQSRGTSGSDSGGRWRLRRAVDPTKDQSYVLWGIEESRLSRILFPLGELTKRRVRDVASRMELDSAERPESQDVCFVESDSCGEFVARRLSQMGFRVSPGPVTDVSGTQLGTHDGLVHFTIGQRRGLGVSSSERLYVVALKPESHTVVIGEKRHLLAREFVCSDVNWVTELDYRFPLEAFVQIRYTHAAAEAEISVEEKVESGRHVGAIEDGASPHKLKTRLRVRFEKEQSAITPGQSAVFYRGDEVLGGGIIERVCG, encoded by the coding sequence TTGAGTAGTTCATCGCGTCCACACCCCGCTCGCGTCGCGGTTGCCATGAGCGGCGGCGTTGACAGCTCCGTTGCCGCGGCCCTTCTCGTCGAGAAGGGCTATCACGTATTTGGCGTCACGATGAAACTGTGGTGCTACGGGGAGGCGCAGGCGAACACCAAGCCCTGTTGTTCGCTCGCCGCGATAGAGGACGCCAAATCAGTTGCGGCAAGACTCGGCATCTCCCACTACGTAATCGACCTCGAGAATTGCTTTGAGACTGAAGTCGTTCGCCCGTTTTGCCTGGACTACTCACGAGGGCGAACCCCGAACCCCTGCGTGCTGTGTAACGCGCGTGTGAAGTTCGGGGGTCTCATGGACAAGGTCCTCTCGATGGGGGCCGATTTCCTGGCCACCGGCCACTACGCAATCCTGGGGCGGAGTGAGAGCCCAAGTCCCGATCAATCGCGGGGGACGTCCGGCTCCGATTCTGGCGGAAGATGGCGCCTGCGCCGCGCCGTGGATCCCACCAAAGATCAGAGTTACGTGTTGTGGGGGATAGAAGAGTCCCGTCTTTCCAGGATTCTGTTTCCCCTGGGTGAACTCACAAAGCGGCGAGTGCGCGACGTTGCATCACGAATGGAACTCGATTCCGCGGAGCGCCCCGAGAGTCAGGACGTTTGTTTTGTAGAATCCGACTCTTGTGGCGAGTTTGTCGCGCGGCGGCTTTCTCAGATGGGTTTCCGGGTCTCCCCTGGACCCGTGACCGACGTCTCGGGCACTCAGCTCGGAACTCACGACGGACTCGTTCACTTCACCATTGGACAGAGGCGCGGCCTCGGTGTGTCCTCGAGTGAACGACTGTACGTCGTGGCCCTGAAACCGGAATCTCACACGGTGGTGATAGGTGAGAAAAGACATCTCTTGGCCAGAGAATTCGTCTGTTCCGACGTCAACTGGGTCACGGAGTTAGACTATCGGTTTCCGCTCGAAGCTTTTGTTCAGATTCGCTATACGCACGCCGCGGCGGAGGCGGAGATTAGCGTAGAGGAGAAGGTTGAGTCGGGTCGGCACGTCGGGGCAATAGAGGATGGGGCGAGCCCACACAAATTGAAAACGAGGCTTCGAGTCAGGTTCGAGAAAGAACAGAGCGCCATAACGCCTGGCCAATCGGCCGTCTTCTACAGAGGGGACGAAGTGTTGGGCGGGGGCATCATCGAACGAGTGTGTGGATGA
- the nifU gene encoding Fe-S cluster assembly scaffold protein NifU has product MYSEKVMEHFRNPRNVGSIENPDGVGQVGNPVCGDIMRLEIKVKDNRIEDVKFKTFGCGAAIATSSMVTELVKGKTLDEALAISNKTVAEALEGLPPVKMHCSNLAADALHKAIEDYLAKQKSQGTTP; this is encoded by the coding sequence ATGTATAGCGAGAAAGTGATGGAGCATTTCAGGAATCCCAGAAACGTGGGAAGTATCGAGAATCCTGACGGAGTCGGCCAGGTCGGCAATCCGGTCTGCGGCGACATCATGAGGCTGGAAATCAAGGTCAAAGACAATCGCATCGAGGACGTCAAGTTCAAGACGTTCGGTTGCGGCGCCGCCATCGCTACGAGCAGCATGGTCACCGAGCTGGTCAAGGGCAAGACCCTGGACGAGGCGCTCGCCATATCCAACAAGACCGTGGCGGAAGCTCTAGAGGGACTGCCTCCGGTGAAGATGCACTGCTCGAACCTCGCCGCGGACGCTCTGCACAAGGCGATAGAAGACTATCTGGCAAAGCAAAAATCTCAGGGCACGACACCTTGA
- a CDS encoding C25 family cysteine peptidase — protein MSREQLLLVSSLEKLRRRYGQAGLDRLTRSLERYRDCLSKRKIGLTAAFIDDGASITQFGLKPLKAITSASAKNAIDHIVARLSTSRDAGPDSARNTSPKTARDARREPPRTVTPRPSHDSNVSILILGGGEVIPYFRLSNPAFDSDSFVLSDNPYGCPGGIVSTEKCLLPERPVGRMPDGSGSDVHVLLTQIDTACEGAVWLSTHPLGRKKSSLGYTAAIWKRASREVWRDIGFTGNLKVCPPLSHVDVTAEWFGGKNFLYFNVHGSDTAPYWFGQAGSSFPTALSPVNVNRLSHEKSMIVTEACYGAIEMDRNRDTSISLAFLSSGSACVVGSTCTAYGALAPPVSEADLIALNFFRNVHKGMAFGKALTGARAQLAALAVSRQGYLDEDDKKTLLQFVLFGDPTVSILPISPGSGEDAKDTRPNRGLRKDRASKSFKKE, from the coding sequence GTGAGCCGGGAGCAATTACTTTTGGTTTCCAGCCTTGAGAAGCTCAGGCGGAGGTACGGCCAAGCAGGGCTCGACAGGCTAACGCGCTCGCTCGAAAGATATCGAGACTGCCTTTCTAAGAGAAAGATCGGGCTCACAGCCGCGTTTATTGACGACGGGGCCTCGATCACACAGTTTGGTCTCAAGCCTCTGAAGGCAATCACGTCTGCCTCCGCAAAGAATGCGATCGATCACATAGTTGCCAGGCTCTCGACGTCGCGTGATGCCGGTCCGGACTCGGCTCGCAACACTAGTCCCAAGACTGCACGCGATGCGAGACGAGAACCACCGCGGACAGTCACGCCAAGGCCGTCGCACGACTCCAACGTCTCGATATTGATTCTTGGAGGAGGTGAAGTGATCCCGTACTTCAGGTTGTCCAACCCCGCTTTTGATTCTGATAGTTTTGTGCTCTCCGACAATCCTTATGGTTGTCCAGGCGGGATCGTGAGCACCGAGAAGTGTCTTCTCCCGGAGAGGCCCGTGGGGCGCATGCCTGATGGAAGCGGGTCGGACGTTCACGTTCTACTGACCCAGATAGACACTGCTTGTGAAGGGGCCGTCTGGCTCTCCACCCATCCTCTCGGCCGGAAGAAGAGTTCGCTCGGTTACACGGCGGCGATCTGGAAGAGAGCGTCACGAGAGGTGTGGCGAGACATCGGCTTCACAGGGAATCTTAAGGTGTGTCCCCCTCTTTCTCACGTTGACGTCACGGCGGAGTGGTTTGGCGGCAAGAACTTTCTGTACTTTAACGTTCACGGCTCTGACACCGCCCCCTACTGGTTTGGTCAGGCCGGCTCGAGCTTTCCGACGGCACTCTCGCCCGTAAACGTCAATCGCTTGAGTCACGAGAAAAGCATGATTGTGACGGAGGCCTGCTACGGCGCCATAGAAATGGACAGAAACAGGGACACGTCAATCTCGCTTGCCTTTCTATCGTCCGGTTCTGCTTGTGTGGTCGGGTCGACTTGCACGGCTTACGGCGCACTCGCACCGCCAGTGAGCGAGGCGGATCTGATCGCACTGAACTTTTTCAGGAATGTGCACAAGGGCATGGCCTTCGGGAAGGCGCTTACCGGCGCCAGGGCACAGCTTGCCGCCCTGGCAGTTTCGAGACAAGGCTATCTGGACGAGGACGACAAGAAGACGCTTCTGCAATTCGTTCTGTTCGGAGATCCTACCGTAAGTATTTTACCTATTTCCCCAGGAAGTGGTGAGGATGCCAAAGACACTAGGCCCAACAGGGGGCTCAGGAAAGACCGAGCCAGCAAGAGTTTCAAGAAGGAGTGA
- a CDS encoding YbaB/EbfC family nucleoid-associated protein — translation MKNISSIMKQAQKLQEQIVKLQDELADKTVEASSGGGMVIVVANGKQEIVSIKINPEVVNKDDVEMLEDLILSAVNDAKRKAEELAKEELGKITGGMVPPGMF, via the coding sequence ATGAAAAACATTTCGTCGATAATGAAACAGGCGCAGAAGCTCCAGGAACAGATCGTGAAGCTTCAGGACGAGCTTGCCGACAAGACCGTTGAGGCGTCTTCGGGCGGCGGCATGGTGATCGTCGTGGCAAACGGCAAGCAAGAGATAGTCTCCATCAAGATTAATCCCGAAGTGGTCAACAAGGACGACGTCGAGATGCTTGAGGACTTGATACTGAGCGCCGTGAACGATGCCAAGAGAAAAGCGGAAGAGCTTGCCAAAGAGGAGTTGGGGAAGATTACGGGCGGTATGGTGCCGCCTGGGATGTTCTAA
- the tadA gene encoding tRNA adenosine(34) deaminase TadA, whose product MYSSTEQNDVRWMNLALAEAEEARGKDEVPVGAVIVLDGRVIGRGHNQVETLNDPTAHAEIIAIGAAGSFLGSWRLEDATMYVTLEPCAMCAGAIVLARLKRLVFGARDPKAGACGSVMEVIGNASLNHKVGVESGVLQDEAALLLKEFFGRKRRDARAVESGGLENR is encoded by the coding sequence ATGTACTCAAGCACTGAACAGAACGACGTCCGGTGGATGAATCTTGCTCTGGCCGAGGCTGAAGAGGCTCGCGGCAAGGATGAGGTCCCAGTGGGGGCAGTCATCGTCCTGGACGGCAGGGTGATCGGGAGGGGACACAATCAGGTTGAGACTCTCAATGATCCTACCGCCCACGCAGAGATAATCGCCATTGGTGCTGCCGGCAGTTTTCTCGGGTCGTGGCGTCTCGAAGATGCTACCATGTATGTTACTCTAGAGCCCTGCGCCATGTGCGCAGGAGCGATTGTACTTGCAAGGCTCAAGAGGCTTGTGTTCGGCGCCAGGGATCCGAAGGCCGGAGCCTGCGGGTCTGTGATGGAGGTTATCGGCAACGCTTCTCTCAATCACAAGGTAGGTGTAGAGTCGGGCGTGCTTCAGGATGAAGCGGCCTTGCTGCTGAAGGAGTTCTTCGGGAGAAAGCGGAGAGATGCGAGAGCGGTTGAATCGGGCGGTCTCGAAAACCGCTAG
- the recR gene encoding recombination mediator RecR, protein MSAKFASESIERLVDEFVRLPGIGRKSAQRLALYILKVSRPEAQRFASAIMDVKDKVGYCSVCGNIAEAQTCSICADGRRETGMLCVVEQPSDIIAIEKAGEYRGLYHVLLGAISPLDGIGPDELRLRELVKRVGEEELDEIIVATNPTAQGETTAVYISQLLKPHGVKVTRIARGLPVGSDIEYCDEQTLAKAFEGRKEI, encoded by the coding sequence ATGAGCGCGAAGTTTGCGTCCGAATCCATCGAGAGACTCGTCGACGAATTTGTGAGGCTTCCAGGCATCGGCAGGAAGTCGGCGCAGAGGCTTGCGCTTTACATTCTCAAGGTCTCGCGGCCTGAAGCTCAGAGGTTCGCTTCGGCCATAATGGACGTGAAGGACAAGGTCGGATACTGCTCCGTTTGCGGCAACATCGCAGAAGCGCAAACATGTTCTATCTGCGCCGACGGGCGTAGAGAGACAGGAATGCTTTGTGTCGTCGAACAGCCTTCCGACATCATCGCCATAGAGAAGGCCGGCGAGTACAGAGGACTCTACCACGTGCTGTTGGGCGCGATTTCTCCGCTCGACGGGATCGGTCCCGACGAACTGAGGCTTCGGGAGTTGGTGAAGCGGGTCGGCGAGGAGGAACTCGACGAGATCATAGTCGCCACGAATCCCACGGCACAGGGCGAAACCACCGCGGTTTACATCAGCCAGTTGCTGAAGCCACACGGGGTCAAGGTGACTCGAATAGCGCGCGGACTTCCCGTGGGTTCTGATATCGAATATTGTGACGAGCAGACCCTCGCGAAGGCATTCGAAGGTCGAAAGGAAATATAG
- a CDS encoding RrF2 family transcriptional regulator: MRLSTAAGRYGVRAMFDLALHYGDGPVPGKTISERQNITLPYLEQLMTSLRRSGLVRSVRGPHGGYVLARNPSTVKVGEIIRSLEGPIEITYCVGQTDRSNKCLNAEGCVSQILLRKLNVQLKAALDSTTLSDLCAEAGSGVCPTGGSAKRGVRRK; the protein is encoded by the coding sequence ATGAGGCTCTCGACTGCGGCCGGACGCTACGGAGTCCGTGCAATGTTCGACCTCGCGCTTCACTACGGCGACGGACCGGTGCCCGGGAAAACGATCTCGGAACGGCAGAATATTACTCTTCCTTACCTCGAGCAACTCATGACGTCGTTGAGGAGAAGTGGGCTTGTGCGCAGCGTCCGCGGTCCGCACGGCGGCTACGTTCTGGCGCGGAACCCGTCCACCGTCAAGGTCGGAGAGATAATCAGATCCCTCGAGGGTCCCATCGAAATCACCTACTGTGTGGGTCAGACAGACCGGTCGAACAAGTGTTTGAACGCCGAGGGTTGCGTGAGTCAAATACTCTTGAGGAAGCTCAACGTACAGCTCAAGGCGGCGCTCGACAGCACAACGCTCAGCGATTTGTGTGCAGAAGCAGGTTCCGGTGTCTGTCCCACCGGAGGTTCTGCCAAGCGCGGAGTGAGGAGGAAGTAG
- the nifS gene encoding cysteine desulfurase NifS, with the protein MRKVYLDHNATTPVRPEVIEAMLPFMSERFGNPSSVHSFGQDAREVMERARETVAGALGARKDEIVFTSGGTESDNLAITGTVGALCKKGKHIVTSKIEHHAVLATCEHLASIGFETTEVPCDKYGIIDPEDVRRSIRTDTILVTIMHANNEVGTVQPVEQIAEIVRGKGIVFHSDAVQSLGKVNLDTSKLAANLLSVSSHKIYGPKGVGALYVRRGTPLSATTFGGHHEKRRRAGTENVPGIVGFAKAVELASRDIEPRNTKMLSLRNRLEDGIMSTIANVRLNGHPTKRLPNTLNVSFEFVEGESLVLSLDMEGIAVSSGSACTSGSLEPSHVLLAMGVPPDVAQGSVRFSLGQDNIEADIDYVLEILPRIVERLRSISPLFKKSGAGTGGR; encoded by the coding sequence GTGCGTAAGGTGTATCTGGATCACAATGCCACGACGCCGGTACGCCCCGAAGTGATAGAAGCGATGCTTCCGTTCATGAGCGAACGCTTCGGCAATCCCTCGAGCGTTCACTCTTTTGGACAGGATGCGCGTGAAGTGATGGAAAGAGCGAGAGAGACCGTGGCCGGTGCCCTCGGGGCCAGGAAGGACGAGATCGTATTTACGAGCGGCGGAACCGAGTCCGACAACCTCGCAATCACCGGAACGGTCGGAGCTCTCTGCAAGAAGGGGAAGCACATAGTTACCAGCAAGATAGAGCATCACGCAGTCCTTGCCACGTGCGAGCATCTGGCAAGCATCGGCTTTGAAACAACCGAGGTGCCGTGCGACAAGTACGGCATCATTGACCCCGAGGACGTACGGCGTTCGATAAGGACTGACACCATTCTCGTCACTATTATGCATGCCAACAACGAGGTTGGAACAGTTCAGCCCGTGGAGCAAATCGCCGAGATCGTGCGAGGGAAGGGTATCGTATTTCACAGCGACGCGGTTCAGTCTTTGGGAAAAGTGAACCTCGACACGAGCAAACTCGCGGCCAATCTTCTTTCCGTCTCGTCGCACAAGATTTACGGTCCCAAGGGCGTGGGCGCGCTGTACGTGAGAAGAGGCACCCCCTTGTCTGCCACCACCTTTGGAGGCCATCACGAAAAGAGAAGAAGAGCCGGCACGGAGAACGTCCCCGGAATCGTAGGCTTTGCCAAGGCCGTCGAGCTTGCTTCTCGGGACATTGAGCCCAGAAACACGAAAATGCTCTCTTTGAGGAACAGACTCGAAGATGGCATAATGTCCACCATAGCCAACGTGAGGTTGAACGGGCACCCGACAAAGAGACTTCCCAACACGCTCAATGTCTCGTTTGAGTTCGTTGAGGGAGAATCTCTGGTCTTGAGCCTTGACATGGAGGGGATTGCCGTGTCGAGCGGCTCCGCGTGCACCTCCGGTTCCCTCGAACCTTCGCACGTACTGCTCGCCATGGGCGTGCCTCCGGATGTCGCACAGGGTTCGGTGCGATTCAGCCTCGGGCAGGACAACATCGAGGCCGACATAGATTACGTTCTCGAAATTCTGCCGCGCATTGTGGAGAGGCTGAGGAGTATTTCTCCTCTTTTCAAGAAGAGTGGCGCGGGAACTGGTGGAAGATAG